From Enterococcus mundtii:
CTAACACTTCAATTGTTTGGATCAAAGAAACATATAGATGGTTGATATCTTGCGCTAAAAGTGAGATTTCATCCGTACCTTTGACATCACAACGAATATCCGCATCTAATTCGATCATTTTTTCTGTTACTTTGGATATCTCTTTGATTTTTTTTGTCGAATAAATACTATAGTAGTAAGCGCCGATGCCCCCAATGATTAGTGAGACGATGATGATAAATGGATATAAATGAAGTAACACTTGACTTGCTTCTGCGACTGGTTGCATTGAGTATATACCAACTAAATAATAAGTGTTACCTTGTTTGTCAGTAATTTCTTGATAAAGGTTCGTTTCATCAGGTACAAAACTTAGTCCTGAATAGTCAAGATTCTCGTCAAAGAAGGGACCAAGGATCATACCATTGTTATTAATCAGCATGATATCAAGACTTTGTTCTCTTCCAAACCAGTATTGATCAACCACCTTTTGCATAGTAGCTAAGTCTTTGTTCTCTATACTCTTTGCCACTTGATTGAATTCCTTGTTTATTTCGTTCAGCTTCATTCGTTCATAGTAGATAGGCATCGTGAAATATAAAACAATCAACGAAAGAATCGAAACTAGAAAAATGATGATCCCAGAAAACAAAAAATTTTTCAGCATGATACTCATGGCGTGTCCTCAAGCTGGTAGCCTCTATTTTTGATCGTTTTTATGGATAAAAGTGGCATTTTCTTTCGGATATTTTTTAGATGATTATCTAATATTCGATTTTCCAACTGATATTCATACGACCAAACTTGATGTACTAATTGTTCTCGCGTGATGATTTTCCCTTTGTTTCTTATTAGAATCACTAAAATATCATACTCTTTTCTTGTTAAATGGATTTCTTCCTCTTGGTATTTTACAAGACCACCATCAAGATCAATGGCGTACTCCCCGACAGTGATGTGGGGATTTCCTTGATTCATCCGAAACACATTTTCGATCCGTTTGATCAAAATAAGTGGAGAAAAAGGTTTGACGACATAGTCACTGATCAAATGAGAAAAACTGAGCAACTGCGTATATTCATCATCCAAGGCAGTCAGCATGATGATCGGCACATCCGACGTTTCCCGAATTTTCTTTAAAACATCCGTCCCCCTTATCCCAGGCAACATAATGTCCAATAGGATCAAGTCAAATGTTTCTTCAGCAAAAACTTCCAATGCCTGTTCGCCACTTCTTACTGAATAAACTTCATATTTACGCTCTTTTAAAAATTCCGTCACGATTTGATTGATCATATATTCATCTTCAACCACTAAAATTCTTTCCATATCACTCTCTCCTTATTCAAAGCGTAATGCCTCAATAGGGTTTAATTTGGATGCTTTCATCGCTGGTAATAAGCCAAATATCACACCCATTAGGGAACAAAAAACTAAGCTAACGATAATAGACAGTACAGACACAATATAAGGATAATCAAGCGACTGTGTGATAACATAGCCACTTAGTAAGCCTATAAGTATCCCCAGTATCCCACCAATCAATGTCAAGACTACCGCTTCTACTAAAAATTGTTTTAAAATAATTTTTCTTCTTGCGCCGAGTGCTTTCTTTATCCCGATTTCTTTCGTTCTTTCCGTGACAGAGACTAACATGATATTCATCACACCGATCCCCCCTACTAATAACGAGATACTTGCTATACCGGACAAGAGAATAAAACTTGACTGGTTCATTCGTTCCAATTCTCTGGCAAAGTCTTTCAGATTCATTACCCCATATTCATAATCGGATGGTGGGATCTGTTGATTAAGAATCTCTGCTGCTTTTTCTGCAGCGCCTTGTAATTGATCGGTATTATTTGTTTGGATCGTGACAAGTGGCACAATATCTAACTCATCAGATAGTTTATGTGCTTGCTGTAAAGGAACATAAGCTCTTTTCTCAAAGCTAAATAGATTACTACTATTGGGATCTAACTGAAATACCCCTTGAACTTTGAATGGCACGCCATTCACTTCGACAAACTGTCCGATCCCTTCTTCATTGGGAAATAATTCGTCATACAAGGAATCTTCCAGAAAAATGGCTTGTTGTTGCTCCTTGAAGGCTTGAGAAGCAAAACCTTCCCCTTTGATGAAGTTTAATTGCTCCAAATCCTCAACAGAAGAAGTGACAGCAGAAACTTTGGCGTCAGCCCCTTTTGCTTTCCTATAGATTTTCCCATCTTTTTGATATGACAAGCCACTTGCTAAGACCTCTGGTATCTCATTAATTTTATTTAATACATCTTCACGTAAAAACGGAAGGTATAACGGTTTTTTTTCTTCCTTTTCTGATAGGCCTCCCCCAAATAGGTTTCCACTTTGGAATGAACTTTTTTTATCGTATTGGATGTTCATCGTATTATTGTTACCACCAATCATTTCTCGTTTCATTTTTTCGGTATTTCCACCGATGATGCTGAAAATCGAAATAATGGCAGCAATCCCAATAATGACACCTAACATAGTCAACACTGAACGCATCTTATGAGCAAAAATCGATTGTAAGGCAAATCTGATTTCTTCCATTCTTGATCACCTCACTTTATTTTGTTCATCACTGATTATTTGACCATCTCGTAAAGTGATCGTGCGCTGACATAACGCTGCAATTTCTGGCTCATGGGTAATTAGAATAATTGTTTTTCCTGCTTGGTGGAATTCCTTAAAAAGGTCCATGATTTGGCTACTGGTTTTTGTATCAAGTGCCCCTGTCGGCTCATCCCCTAAAACAAAACTAGGGTTAGTCACTAAAGCTCTCGCAATTGCGACACGTTGCTTTTGTCCTCCTGATAATTCCATTGGTTTGAAGTCACTTCGATCCTCTAACCCTACGAGTTGCAACATATCCAAGGCACGCTTACGCCGCTCTTTTTTATTGACTTTTTTATACGTTAATGGCATTTCCACATTTTGCGAAACAGTTAATTTTGGCATGAGATTGAAATTCTGGAAAACAAAGCCGATTTTTGCGTTACGAAAATCGGCTAATGAATTGTCCGCTAACGTTTTGACATTCGTTCCTTCAACGATGTAATCCCCTGATGTAGCCGTATCCAGACAACCAATGATATTCATCAACGTCGACTTTCCTGACCCCGATGGCCCCATGATTGCGACCAGTTCTCCTTCATTGATTTGCAAAGAGATATCTTTAAGGACTTTTAGTTCTTTCCCGCCTTGCCAATATGACTTCTGAATGTTGTTAAGCGTCAACACTTGCACCAACCTCCATTCCCTCGACCATTCCTGTTTGAGGCAAAGCAAGTTGATCTTCAACAGTCAATCCTTCGACTATTTCTGCGAGTTCATTATCCATCGGATTTACCTTGACTTCATGCTCTTTGATCCGATCATTTTCTACTTTCCATACATAATATTTTCCATCTTTTTCCATGAGGTATCTTTGGTTGATGATTACTTTTCCTGACACAAAATCTTTCGGTAAAACATTGACATACACATTGGAACCAATCAGTGGCATTTCTTCTTTTGGATCAATCTTAACTTTGTAAGGAAACTTAGATAAATTTGGATTCTCTTCTTTTTGATCGTCTTGTTTTGCATCACTTGTTAAATTTGCCACCTGCACAATGGTTCCTTGCCAAGTATTCTCTTGGTCTTTACGATCCATAATTTCTACTCGCTGATCGACAGCAACTTTTTCACGATCAAATTCAGTGACTTGGCCATCCACGTACAAGTTCGAATCATCAAGGATCTCCATAAAGTTTTCTTCTTTTTGACGTTCTTTTGATTGATTGACTAAGTCACGATTCAATGATTTGATTCTTCCTGAGTTATCGGCTGTCACTGTGTCTTCATTCAGCCGTTCTTTTTCGTTTTCGTGAAGTAGTTGGGCTTTTCGCAAGTCTGTTTCTATATTCTTCACTTCATTGTCACCAGCAATAGCTTCTGCATGTAGACTGGTGATTTCTCCTTCTAATGCTTTGATCGTACTTTGTAACTCTTCGGATTTTTCCTTCGCATAATCTTGTCTTGCTTTTCCAAGCTCTGCTACTTTTTGGTTATGTGCTGTCCATTTTTGATTTGCAGTCACTCGTGCTTGTTCTACTGCTCTCACTTTGATTTCTACGTCCATTTCAGCTTCCACAACTTTTCTCTGTTGATCCGTTTGGTATGTAAACAAAGGTTGCCCTTTTTCTACGACATCGCCTTCATTTACCAGAATATCTTTCACTGTTCCTCGTTCTGGATCAATTTTGATTTTGTTGCTATTATTTGGCATGACTTTTCCTGCTAAAATCAAATTCGCCGCTTTCACCTCATCAATGAGGGATTTGACAGACCGTGCTTCAATATTTGTTCCTGCATTTTCTTCTTTTGTTTTCCCACTAGAAACAACTATACTGATTGCACCAACTACTAGTAAAACAGTGATGACTGCTACTGGAAAATACCATTTTCGGTTGAATTTTTTTCTTTTTTTAGGCTTCATGTACCTACTCCTTCATTCAGATCAGTCATAAAGAGCGCTTACTACATTCTATCCAATACTTACTCTTCTTCTTTTTCCGACACTTCTTCCTCAAACTCTTGAACAACCGTTCCATTATCAAAAACTTTTTCTGTTCCTTCTTTCCCATCCACGGTTACTTTTCGTTCACTTTTTACTTTTGGCATCTCTGATTCACTTGTATCTTTGGTCTCTGAACTGCATGCTGCTAAAAGACCAATAGAACATACTAATACCAGATAACCTTTATACTTTGTTCCTTTTTTCATCATAAAAAACCATCCTCTTCTATTTGTTTTAGTTATGTTTCTCTTGTTATATTTACTATCATACATGACAGACCTATTCTCTTTCTAAAGCTAATCTGTTTTTTGTGTAATTTTTTTGGTAATTTTTTTGAACAAAAAGATAGCGCTTAAATTTCACATACAAAAAAACAATCCAAGTGATCGTTGGATTGTTCAGACTACAAAAAAAATACCCAATTTAGGAGGTTATCTACAGCCTTAAGCATCGTGATTAAATTTACAATGCTTAAAATATATACTGGATAATCTGATCAATTTTAGCCATATCTTGTAAAGGTAAATTTTCTACCTTTTTGAGTTTTCTTTTCTTGAAATCAAGTGATTTTAATTGAGAAATAAGTACTTGCCCATTTGTATCTAAATCTGCAGGAAGAGAATAGCGCGTCGGTAGATTCTTTATAGTAGAAGTAATTGGACAGATTACCGCAAACATTGTCTTCCGATTAAACTCATATCGAGAAACAACTAATCCTGGACGTCTCTTTTGAATTTCGTTTCCTGTTGAAGGATCAAAATCAATCCAAACAATGTCTCCTTTTTTAGGAATGTAATTTTTATCTTCTAACACTATAAAATTTCTCTCCCTTCAGGAGTTAAATCTTCCCATTCATCTTTTTCATAATACTCAGCTTCTTCTCCTCCACTAAATGGATCATCGATTTTAGGAACTAACGTAATTGTTCCATCATCAGAATATACAACGATATATTCTTGGTTATCTGAAGGTTTTTTACCATTATCAGACGGAAGAGTAATTACTACAGAACTTCCTTGTAATCTAGATTTTGTAATAAGCATAGATACCACTCCTTTTATACCATGATAATATACAACACTGAGTAACGCAATGGTTTTAAAATATTTATTTAAGTATTCAGTGTACATAAAATCACCCGTTTCTGGACACTTTATTTTTTTACCTTAAATTTAAATTTCTCTATACTTTTAGTGTTCATAAACCCATATCAAAATCTATGTTCATTTAATCTATATAGATAAAGTTATGTTACAATAGATTTTAGTTAGGAGTGATTTTTTTGAAAATAGGATATGCCCGAGTATCCACTGGATTACAAAATTTAGATTTACAAGAAGATAGTTTAAACAAATTTGGTTGTGAGAAAATTTTTACCGATCATCTGAGTGGAGCAAAAAGTAATCGACCAGGATTGGAAATGGCCATCGATTTTGTTCGTTCTGGAGATACTCTCGTGGTTTGGCGTTTGGATCGGCTGGGAAGAAATATGGAAGATCTGATTTCGATCGTTAATCGATTGAATGAACGTGGTGTCAGTTTTCATAGTCTTCAAGAAAATATTACAATGGATAAATCTAGCTCTACTGGACAACTTATGTTTCATTTGTTTGCGGCGTTTGCCGAATTTGAGCGCAATTTAATTTTAGAACGATCGGCTGCTGGAAGAGAAGCTGCACGTGCAAGAGGAAGGTTTGGTGGTCGTCCTGAGAAGTTATCCTTTCAGGATTTGGAACTACTGAAGACTCTAGTAGATAACGGTACGCCTATTAAGACGATTGCCGAACGATGGAACGTTTCTCGAACAACCATTTATCGTTATCTTGGTAAAATAATGGAAAAGGAAACACCTAAGTAGTTATTAGGTGTTTCCTTTTCTTAGAAATTTATACTACATTAAATACCATTGAATATTTATTATTTGCACTCAGATCATTGCCACAAAGTTCCTTAAAATACGTACGGTAGTCCGTCTCCACAAGCCGCAGAATCTCTTTTATTGGCAAATTACTATAGTCGTAACAAATTATTTCTGCCATTAGTGTTAGTTTCGCATCGATCCCTATAATTTTAGGGAGATTTTCCCAAAAATTGTCTGGTGAAATCGTGCTTATCAATTGATTAAGTTCCTCGAACTGTTGCGTTAAGTACGCATTCAGTTCTTCATTTTCTCTTTTGTCATGTGACATTCTTTCTTGAAACTGACGTAGATATTCATCCTTTGTTAGAGTGGTTTCATCTTACATTCTCCTTTCCCTTTGTCTTTATTTTTATGGATCTAGCTACAGTATTTAGATCATCATTCTGGATAGCAATTTTTTGATTTATCAAAGTTTGTAAATTTATAGTAAGAGGAGAGAAAATGGAATGCTTTTCTAATTGTCAGGCACACTACTTAATTCCCACGTCAACTTGGTCGAATAAGTAGTTGCTTCTGGATTCGCTCCTTTTGGTATATTGAGTGCCACACTTTCTTTTGCTGTTTCTGCATCACCAAACCGATAGATCCAAGTCCCCATACCTTCACTACCTTGTGCTTTGAGCAATCTTTGGCGATTTCCAGGTATTAGGGGATGACCGGATTGAAGTTCTGGAGTGGTTCCGCCTTGAGCAGTAACGACTTGTTGGTTTAACAGAGTTATACTAGCGCCATTCAATACTTGGTTTTCTTTCCCTTTAAATTGTTCTTGTTGCGTGACTGCTAATTCCCAACCATTGCGCTCAGATTCTGGGCGTCGGTCACTGATCTGGACATAGTTAGGGCGTTCTTCATTTTCATTGACGGTCCCATCTTCATTTAGCAAGCGCTGTGGTTGTGCATAATAGGTTTGGTCATGAACCGAAATAGATTGTGAACCAAAGTTAAAAGATGAAACAAAGTCAATACTCAATAGTCCTTGATCTCCAGGTAGATCTGGTTTATTTTCTGGGTTCACTTCAATTTCTGGATTTAATGGATCTACAGGATCTACTGTATTTTTCATGTATCGAAAAATGACGGCTTGCTCTACTTCAGTAAATCGACCAGAAGTATTATCCGAGATTTCTTGTAACGTATACCCTTCAATTGCTTTTTCTTCAATTTGAAATGGTTCACGTATCCCACCAGTAATGATTTCTGAAGCGATAATTTCTTGATCATTGATATCTCTGTAATGAACGGCTACGGATCCTTTTTTTTGCCACTGATAAGTACCTGGATTACTACCATCGTATTCCCGCCAAAAATTAGCTGAAGAAGAGGCAATATAGGCTTCAGGAATTGTATTGGCTTGATTCAAATAATAAACCCAGTTGCCAGTATAGCTATCTGAAGAAGTAATGGTAGGCATAGTAGGAGGACTAGCCAAATGGTCAAATCGGGAATTTGTTCCTAGACGAAGATCTGAAAGATTGGTCGTATTAGAAAACATACTGGTAGCTACAGAGACATTTGTAGTATTCCAATTCGAGATATTTAATGATTCTAGTCTACGATTACCAAAGAACATCCATCCCATATCGGTAACATTCGACGTATTCCAGCTTGAAACATCTATCACTGTTAGACTTTCGGTAGTCTGGAACATCGCTCTCATACTGGTAACATTTGACGTATCCCAATTAGAAACATTTAAGGTTTCTAGATTACGATTACTATTGAACATAAAAGCCATATCAGTAACTTTCGAGGTGTCCCAGTTTGAAAGATCTAACGTTTTTATGTTGTTCGTTCCACCAAACATATTATTCATATTAGTAACATTTGAGGTGTCAAATCTCCCAACATTATCAATACTTTCCAGATTTGGCAATGCCCAAAATAAAGCGGTTGAATTTGATGGTAATATCACTTGATCTTCTACGATAATTTGTTTGACCGAAGAGTAGGTTTTCCATGGTGCATCTCCTCTTGCGCCAGCTTCCCCACCATATAATGTGATTGTTTCAGTTCCTTCCTCATACGACCAAGGGACCGTTCCCCATAGATTCTGTTCAGGCTCATAAGTATAGACAACCGTTTGTTCTTCTACTCCAAAAGTCCCAGAGGCATTTTCGGGAATCTTACTCAATTGCCAACCACTAATGCTTAGCGCTTCGGTTGTATAAGTTTGATCAACTAAACCAGTCAGCACGCTAGGATCAGCTAATTGATTCCCTGCCTCATCTTCATGCTTTACAGTAACATTTCCACCTTGAACTGGTTCAAAGACTGCACGAATCACAGAGTTTCCTGCTTCCCTTTGGCTTACACTAAGATCTTCGCTATTTGGACTAAATATAAATATCGGACCTGAGGCGACTTCCCAGTGTAAAAATCGATAACCGGGATTGGGAAATGCTCTCATATTTCCCAGATTATCTCCTACCCGGAGCCATACCACATTCGATCCTGCCGAATCAGTTCGTCTTGGGTTGCCACCGGCTGGAGGGCTTGCAACTAATTCTAAACGATATTCAGTAGCACGATTACTTACCTCTTCACTTTCGTTTTTTTCTGATTCTTCTTGCTTTTCTGGATATTCCGAAGTCGCTGTTACTTCATGATTATCAGAAGAGCTTGAATAATCATGTGTATAGGTTAGTGGATCCGATAATTCTGCTTCTTTTGTTAGTTCCACAGGATTCTCGATCGCAAACACAGGCATACCCGTTTCAATCACTGGAGAAAAAAGCAAAGGAAAACAAAGAAGATAAGTGCTTGCCACGACCAGGGCTTTTTTAATTTTCATCGGGCTAGACCTCCTCGTCATTTTTAAGTCTTCGTTGTTTAATAAGTAGCCAAACAATAAGCAATAACAATAGAATAATCAGGCTAATCACTGCAACGATCCACCAATTAATACTTGTATCAATCGTGACATCTTTCTGATTTAATGCTCGGGCTTCATCCGCCTCGATCGTAAAGGTTCTTTCCCATTGCCATTCCTCTTCCCCAGAACGTGCCGTCATTTTCAACAAATATTCACCACTGCGAAAACGAGCGCCTTCTAAAGAAATCGGAAAATTGAAATTAGAATTTGGTGCCATTTGCATTTGTTCTTGACTTGCTTGGTATAAAATTTTTTCTTCCCCCACTTTTTGAACCGTAGCTTCAACTTCTAAGCGATTCACAAATGTCGGGGTGAAGTTTTGTAGATTCGCACTGATGACATTGCGATAGTTGAGTTGATCGGCAAAGACATCCAACAACTCTAAATCTGGTTTCACGGCGTCTTGATTGTTACTCACCACCACACCGATGATATACGCAAACTCATTTTGGATGGCGACACCTTCTCCATCGCTCGTTTCTTCCGTTGTGTCTTCTTTGACTTCTTCAATCCGTAACCCACCAGCTAAGAAGCCTTCGAATGCTTCTTTAGGCATCTTCAGATCGAGCGTCACCGTTTTCGTTTCGTTACCACCAAGCTCGATGATTTCGGGTTGTTCAATTAATTCATCCAGCGAATGCTTGAGCGTAGGATCGGCTTTTTCCGCGTCTTGTCCGTATTCCACGACCCCCATCACATTCGTATACGCAGTATGTGGCGTTATTTTGATTTTCTTTGCTTCTGCATTGGCGTTTTGTAGTTTCAATGTCAGTTTTTCTGTCGCATCCGGTGCAAGTGTCAACTGAAAATAGCGTTCGTTGCCTGACTGTTGATTGTCTGAGAACTCCGGTGTCACATAAAAATTCAAGGTTCCCTCTTCTGCCCCCACACGCATCGGTGCCACCAAACTGACCAACAACAGAAGCAGTATCATTCCTGTTTGTTGGATTATATTTTTTCGATATGTACTGACTTGTTTCATTCATTTACCCCTTCCTTTAAAGAAAGTAGCGCTACAAAATTGTAACGCTACATCTTTTGTTTCTATCAACTGAAACCGTTGGTTTCGTCAGGACTATACGCCAACATTTTACTCAGGTTGGTTTACATCTTCGTTATCGTCATTCTAAGGAGTAGAAGATAATTCCCAAGTCAGTGTGGATTTGTATTGTGTCGCATCTTTTGCTGTCGAACCAGGAATAAATAATCGGATGGCATTATTTGTAACTACATCAACCTTATCGTCCGCCTCTTGTGCATCTAAGTTTGCTTGATCCCCCAAACGACGGAAGAAACACCAGCACCTTTATCTTTTTCCGCAGTCATCACGGATACAGCAGACTCATTTGGTATTAATTTTAATTCAGCTGCATGAGCCACTGGTGCATTACCAGGCGTACTTCCTCCATACTGGATTCTTGGATTCAATAATGAAATCTGTGCACCACGCAAAGTATCATTGACTGTTTCAGTCGTTGCTTTGAAATCTGTCATACGTACTTGTAGATCCCAACCCGCATTCGTCCCACGGACATCTTGTACTTGTGCAAAACTGACATAAGGGACTTTATTTGCTTCACCAGTCGTACCGGTTTTTTGTTGTTTTTCTGCGATCATATTGTAAGTTTGATCCTGATTCGAGATCACTTGTGAACCGAAATTCATCGTGGCAACTTTCATAATCGATAAAGGTCCAGTTGTGCCTGGCACTTCAGGCTTGATCTCAACATCTGGTCCTTCTTCTGGTGGAACAACGACGAGGTCTTCCTCTTCATTTGGTGTAAATTCAATTGTTCCATCGGTTGTGACGTTACGTATTTCTTTTGATGTTTCCTCAATTGTGTCGTCTGCGAATGCTGTGAGTCCTCCGGCAAAAATGGTAGAGCTTAGCGCTGCAATAGTTGCTAATCTAACAAATTTCATCTATTTAAATCCTACTTTCTTTATTTGTTTTTTTCTTTTTGTGTCGCCAAAACCAAAAGCCAAGTATTGTGCTGACAAGCAATAGACCAGACGTTGACCATATGCGCTTCTGACTCTCGTTTGTTTTCGGTAATCTTCTGGATATTGAGTGATTGACCATTGAGGGGTGTTGAGCAATTTCTTTTGGTAAATCTTGCTTGATCGCACCTTCCGGTGCTGGTTCAGGTGTTCCAGGTATTTCATATAGCCCAGTAAAACCAATCGTACCTTCTGTTTCCACCGAACGTATTTCAGTTCCATGAACAACTAACGGTGCATACACATGAATAAGTAACATACCTATACTTAGTATGTATCTATTTTTACGTTCCATATTCGTCTCCCTCAGTATTCCCAAAAATCTTCGTTTTTAAGGAGACGACAAAAAAAGACATCCGATTGCATCAGATGTCTTGAAAAAGTGATTATATTAGGTTTTTAATTAAAAAATATAAATAACGTATTTACATTATTAAAAACGAAGGTTTTTGATAATTTTTAGTAAAAATGTACTAATATATAAGCATTTACTTTCTAAAAGGATAACATTTTATATTTTCAAAAAAAAACAATTTTTTCATATAAGAGCGAAAAATTTGTTTTCTTTTATTTTTTATCATCTCATTTAAATTCCATAAAATATTTATTTGTAGGTTCTATTGATAACAAATATTTGTTGATAAATATTAATCCTTCTAATTTCCTGATGATGTCTATCTACAGTAAATTCAATTGTACTCATACAATATCTTCCTGTAATTTACACACATTTACGCCTTATCCGTTCACTAATTCTTGATTGAATAACTAGATTTTAGACCAACTAAACTCTTTTCCGAATAGAAAAAGTCATTCTTATTGTTGAAAAAATCGATCGAAGTGATTATTTGGAAGGTGTTCTTGATCCAGATATTACTTCTCTTTAATTGGAGGATACAAATCAACGGGCAAAAAAATAGTCGAAGCTTTCTTTACTGGACTTTCTAGAGACATAAAAAAATTTTAGTAGATTTTTGATCTTTCAATCAAATACAACAAATTTAAAGCAGACTTATTTCAACCTCTTGATACATTAGTCTCGTACATTATGATTTTTTACCGAAGAATTTCTCACTGATCCTCTGGAGACGTTTGGCTCTATAAACATTGACATAGTTAAAGCTTTCTCTTTGATGTTATTAAAATTCCTATTTATTTTTTCTTTATCTTTTTCTAAGTTTTTTCTAATATCATTGACGTTTGATCGTATTACCGTTATTTCTTCCTTAGTCAATTGATTGGCTCGAACTTTCGTTCCTTCTAATTTTATAAACTTTTTAAATCTACTAAGAAGATTCTTTTTTTTATTATTATAAAATGATGCTTCAATATTATAAGAAGCTACTCTTTTAAATTCTGGAATGCTATTAGTAAAATGTTTATTTAATATTTTACCATTTTCTATCTTTCTCATAACTTTAATGTCTTCTGGATACTTGTTTCTATCATCTTTTAAATAACAATACATTTTATATTGCTCTCTTAAATAATTACTGATATCAGTTCCATACCCCATTTTTTCTAACCGGAAACACGCAACTTCTGTAAGAATACCGTTTAAAGAATCTGTTCTACCTTGTTTATCAGTGGAAAAGATTAACTGCCCTGGAGAACTTTTTTCTGAGAGTACGCTTTTCAATGAAGCTACCACCTCTTTCATTAAACAGTTTCCTTGTATATATTGACTTGATGTAACATTGCGTCCATAATACTCGCTATTTGCTATTTTACTAAGAAAGTGTAACGGTTGATATTTTATATCAGAAGGTTCAAATCCTCTATCTGTAAATCCACTTGCAATAGCTTTAGCCATTGAATTAATTCCATCAGGAGTATTATCTATTTTATAGAAATAATTGCTTACAATATAATTTTTTCCATAATTATTGAAATTCTCATTTGATTTTTCAAAACGTTCAGGAGGAGAAGCACCAGCTTTGTCAAATATTTCCACTTGAATTTCTTCACCAACTTTTTTTATAATGCACGATACTTCATGCGCTCCAGTTTTGGTTTTAAACCCAGTTGGCACTACTAAGAAACTATCATCATTATGATTGATAAGTTGGTCAGTATAATGAGATAAAAGAGTCGCATTTTGGGAAGCATAGTAGC
This genomic window contains:
- a CDS encoding WxL domain-containing protein; protein product: MKIKKALVVASTYLLCFPLLFSPVIETGMPVFAIENPVELTKEAELSDPLTYTHDYSSSSDNHEVTATSEYPEKQEESEKNESEEVSNRATEYRLELVASPPAGGNPRRTDSAGSNVVWLRVGDNLGNMRAFPNPGYRFLHWEVASGPIFIFSPNSEDLSVSQREAGNSVIRAVFEPVQGGNVTVKHEDEAGNQLADPSVLTGLVDQTYTTEALSISGWQLSKIPENASGTFGVEEQTVVYTYEPEQNLWGTVPWSYEEGTETITLYGGEAGARGDAPWKTYSSVKQIIVEDQVILPSNSTALFWALPNLESIDNVGRFDTSNVTNMNNMFGGTNNIKTLDLSNWDTSKVTDMAFMFNSNRNLETLNVSNWDTSNVTSMRAMFQTTESLTVIDVSSWNTSNVTDMGWMFFGNRRLESLNISNWNTTNVSVATSMFSNTTNLSDLRLGTNSRFDHLASPPTMPTITSSDSYTGNWVYYLNQANTIPEAYIASSSANFWREYDGSNPGTYQWQKKGSVAVHYRDINDQEIIASEIITGGIREPFQIEEKAIEGYTLQEISDNTSGRFTEVEQAVIFRYMKNTVDPVDPLNPEIEVNPENKPDLPGDQGLLSIDFVSSFNFGSQSISVHDQTYYAQPQRLLNEDGTVNENEERPNYVQISDRRPESERNGWELAVTQQEQFKGKENQVLNGASITLLNQQVVTAQGGTTPELQSGHPLIPGNRQRLLKAQGSEGMGTWIYRFGDAETAKESVALNIPKGANPEATTYSTKLTWELSSVPDN
- a CDS encoding DUF916 and DUF3324 domain-containing protein; this translates as MKQVSTYRKNIIQQTGMILLLLLVSLVAPMRVGAEEGTLNFYVTPEFSDNQQSGNERYFQLTLAPDATEKLTLKLQNANAEAKKIKITPHTAYTNVMGVVEYGQDAEKADPTLKHSLDELIEQPEIIELGGNETKTVTLDLKMPKEAFEGFLAGGLRIEEVKEDTTEETSDGEGVAIQNEFAYIIGVVVSNNQDAVKPDLELLDVFADQLNYRNVISANLQNFTPTFVNRLEVEATVQKVGEEKILYQASQEQMQMAPNSNFNFPISLEGARFRSGEYLLKMTARSGEEEWQWERTFTIEADEARALNQKDVTIDTSINWWIVAVISLIILLLLLIVWLLIKQRRLKNDEEV
- a CDS encoding LPXTG cell wall anchor domain-containing protein, coding for MERKNRYILSIGMLLIHVYAPLVVHGTEIRSVETEGTIGFTGLYEIPGTPEPAPEGAIKQDLPKEIAQHPSMVNHSISRRLPKTNESQKRIWSTSGLLLVSTILGFWFWRHKKKKTNKESRI